A region of the Drosophila ananassae strain 14024-0371.13 chromosome XL, ASM1763931v2, whole genome shotgun sequence genome:
TGTATCTCGGAGTCCCTCTCCCGGGGAAAAGCGATCTAAGCTCTTCTAACAGTCGCAATCGCAATCGCAGTTGTAGTCGCATCTGTCGGATTTGCATTACCGCGTCCGACTTGCCTTGAAATTATGTGAAATTGATCAATTTCAACGTGGCTGTGGCTAGTCTCTGCCCCGTCCCCGTTCCCGTCCCCATCCCCCATCCCCTTCCCAGTCGCTGGGCTGCCTTTCTTGGGAGAGCTTTGGGTGCAGAACATTTAATGCAAAATGTCAATCAAAAATCGCGCAGAATGGAAAAACAACtctgaaaatttaattagaaatGTGTACACGTTTGTGGCACATTGAAATCGCCTGGGAAAATGGCAAATGGAAAATCTCCGGCGACTGCTCAATTGAAGCGATGAGAACCTCGGCCGAGGAATGGCAGCAGGAATGCGAGGAAAGTGTAAGGAGCTGTACTAATTATGGCAGCGTCCGGATATCTAGATGGCAGGCTGGGCCAACTGGGGAGATTCCCAGAAGGACTGCCCTGGGCCATAGCCATAGCCCCATAGTTTTGGGAAACACCAGAGACCTACATATGTACATCTCCATGTATTACTTATCATCTCGAATTGGAGTACCTTCGAGCAGGGTTTCACGGAAATCGACTCTGCTTTTCCCCCTTCGGCCAGCTTTCCACACAACATGGATTTTTATAAAGACATAACTCAGGGTTTAATGGCCATAAATCCGTTCGGTGGCTCAGAGTTTTCGCTGGAAATTCTGTAAGACCAAAATACAAAGACGGGCAGGGCTGGGCAGGGCAGGCGactaaataataacaataatggTTGTAAAATAATCGTAAACCAACCCGGCTGGCAAATGGTGAGAAAAGACGGGTTTGTGGCAATCAAATGATGGACTTGGAGTTGGCTTTAAGTTGGACCTGTTGGCTATTTTTTTATAGCACTTCCCAATTAGAAATCCAGCCAGCTAGCTAGCCAGCGAGCCAGCTGGTCGGCCaacttcaaaaataaaagtcTTGTGTATTAATTTGTCAACCTCTGAATGGGCCAGAAGCAGATACAAGCCAAAAATAAGTAGCCAGCCGACTGGAGTTATCAATGGGCGGTGGCTTCATGCTAATTTAgttataaaaacattttttttcaagagCCAGAGTGCCAAGAGCCGAGGTTGAGTACCCGGCCGCGGCCATATATCATATTTCTTGTTTGTTTCGAGATTGTTCAGTTTAATGCCTGATTTCTTTGAATTTCATAATTACACGGCTTTGACCGCTCCACACACCGGTAACTGTTTTTTGTCATTGTCAGCTTTTCTTGAATGAACTTCGACTGCGGAGTGCTTTTAGGTTGCTAACTGGTTTCTGTTAGCCGCTGTTAGCTTCTGCCGCTTCTGCCTCAATTAATTATTGTTGTATAATTTGTGGCTGGATGGCGCATAGCTGGCCATCAGCATAGCAGCAAGTTCATGAATGGCTCGCATTTTCACACATTTCCGGTACAGTTGCTCCGGCGCAGAAAAGGAAAAGAGTGGAGGCCACTTGGCCCGCCCCGAGTTGGCCAGGTTGCTGGCAAAAGGGCGTTGTGGGCAATGTCAATCAATTGGTTCGCCGACTCGGTTGGCTGCTCGATCtctgcatctgtatctgtatctgaaaatgtatctgtatctgtatctgtatctggacCTGTACGGGCTCTGGAGCTGGTCTCGAGCCAAGCTAAAATGGCAGCTGACTGACAGACAGATCGAAATGCCAGTCAGTCGGAGCCTGGGCTCTGGCCCGGCCAAAACAGAGAAGCAGGCCAGaagaaacacaaaaattaaaacaaaaagctaccaacagcagcagcgatCTGAAAATGGGGATATTGGGGATGACATCGTGTCACGACTCACAGGATGAAATGTGAGATAGGTTCTAACTAAAGACATCCAAGAGTAGTAGTTAATCGGAGCTGTAGTAAGAGTGACTTGAAGTCCATAGCAAGTTCAGGTGCCATAGCTCCCAAGTCTCTGGGGCGGAAGGGTCATCTCCAGCGACCCATCCAGCAACTGGATCTGATCTGGAGGTGGACGAGGAGGTGGGGCTGCCACGACTCGCAGCCAGCCAAATCGATCGAACTGCCGTCATTAAACAGAAAACGGAGCAAGTAAGGCAACAAGGGCACTGCGGGCCTCCTCCGTCTATCCATCTCTCTCTGGCTAATAGCTCTCTTCCTGCCGCCGATTTGGCAGCAGCCAGGAaagctgcaacagcagcagcagcagcagcagaaacaaaaagtagcaacaacagcagcctGATCCCCAGCCCCGCTCCAGTCCTTCGATCGCCTCCCATTAATTTCCATGTTGGCCACAATTTGACTTCTGTTCGCTGATCGCTCGCCCTCTCTCTGTCGGGCCACTCGTGCCATCCCTGTCTGCCTCCGCGGGCTGCAAATTGGCGGACCGTGATTGCCGGGCACGCAATTTGCGCTTGaatggaaaatgaaaacaaaatctGCAACAAATTGGAAGCCAATAATCAAATGTCAGTCAGGCTCCGCCCCCCGCGATCCGGAGGGTTCTCTGCCACTCATTCGGGCCGTCATCCAGTCATCCAGTCATCCAGTCacccagtcagtcagtcattcGGTCGGTTAGTCATTCAGTCAGTCAGTTCGAGGCGGGCACGGATATCAGTCTGACCGCGGCCCAGGCTGAGAGCCAAACTCCGGGGCTCATTACTCAAGCTCAGTTCGCAGATAGTTTCTGCACGGAGAGAAATGGGGAGGAGGGCGACAAGAAGCGCCAAGAAGCGCGTTAGGGAAGTCGTTAGAATTCCAATTCTTCCCTCTGCAGATACAATCGGAGGAACAATAACAGACATCCAGACTACACCCTCCTATTCTTCCAGTGCAGGCCCTGCATCCCAGCCCCAAGCTGCGAACTGGGACTTGACTTCTCGCCATGTCCGATCCGGCTGTCTATTCTTCTGAGCGTTTCTCGAATTCGATTTCGATTTgatttcggtttcggtttcggtttcggttgtGGCTTCACGCTTTGCCCGCCGCGTACTTTAATTAGTTCGTTCGGCAAATTAATTCGAAAGGCCCTGGGGCGGAGAAACACGGCTCCCGCACAGAGATCAGCGCCGAATTCCAATTGCGAAGCCGATATTGTTTATTGGTTCCACATTACGGTCTCCACACCCGCCGCGCGcaattggcaataaaaaatttcaaacacATTTTGACACAATTTTAATAGTCAATAAACCCCGATGGAGCTTCCCTGGCGGGTCATTGTTGTTGACAAATCGATAAACAGCTCAATTACCATTTTGATGCCAGCCCCAGTCCCACTCCCCAGACCTACACTGCATGGCCATCATAAATCAAACCATAAAAAATCCATCAGGAATTCGGTTCAATAATCCATTTGTATGCGCCGCCCGACGCGCTGCACAATTATGCAAAGTGAGCTGTCAGGCAGACCGCTTCTTTCTCGACCCGTCCCGGGAAAGGAAAACCCCATGCCTATGACTCGCCTGAGGGAGGGGACTTCTACTGAAAGCATTCACAGCAAACGCCAATGGGTGTTGGACTagcttttataatttaaaacaagAGAGGGTAAAATCAAAGGATGCGTCTTAGACTAAAGGGTCCACGGCTCAACGCGCTGTTCACTAAAAGCTAGAGGCAGGCTTGATGTTGAGGGGCTCTTCGGAGGGAAGCGGCCCGTCAGATACAGAACTTGTCGGTGTACTGGGGGATGTAGGCCGCTTCGTCCGGAGATCCTCCGAGGCGACTCCCGGGCTCGCGCTGACGGTTGAAGTCCTCCCGGCCGAGTCGCATCTTCCGAGGGGCCTTGCCGTTCAACCGCCGATTGCCGTCGCCCGGGGGCGAGGGCGACATCCGCTCCGGATTCCGCATGGAGCGCAGGTAGTCCTCCAGGGTCAGGGTCCGCAGGCCCTGCAGGGAGCTCAGCGAGGTGTCGttgatgttgaggctcgagagGAAGTCCCCGACGGAGGCAAAGTGAACGGCCTTTCGGCGACAGCGGCTGTGGGCCAGCTCCTGCTCGCTGCTGGCACTCCGGCATTCCAGTTGATCGCCGTCCATTGGGCTCGAATTTGATACACGCTTCAATTTGGTACTGGAGGGTCTTTGAAGGGATTTGGATATTTTTGGATGTGTGCTTTTGTGACAGTGGGGGTTCCTACTGGTGTGTGTTTGAGTGAGCAGCTCCAACAGCCAACTACCTGTGCTCCCCGAAAGCAATCATCTCATGGAGTACTGCCTCAGAAGTAGTGTAGTTTTCGCAGCTCCATAAATCCATCACCTGGCCCGGCTCCGCTGGcatttcaataattcaatCACGTGGCATCGTATCGGATAATTGAATATGTCATCGTGTTGAGCGACacaaatttcatttcaatACGCAGAACATTTAACAAATAAACTCGACCGAGTGAGTCGGGCCgtgccgggccgggccgggacAGGGACTGGGACGGGCCTCA
Encoded here:
- the LOC26513710 gene encoding uncharacterized protein LOC26513710 produces the protein MDGDQLECRSASSEQELAHSRCRRKAVHFASVGDFLSSLNINDTSLSSLQGLRTLTLEDYLRSMRNPERMSPSPPGDGNRRLNGKAPRKMRLGREDFNRQREPGSRLGGSPDEAAYIPQYTDKFCI